One Candidatus Dormiibacterota bacterium genomic window, GGCTGGCTGCCACTCGCATGCCAGTGACAGGAGTCGAGAACGAGTTCGATGCCGTCGATGCCGTCGACGGTCTCGCTCGCGATCTCCGGCGTGTTGATCGGGCAGTCGCCGAAGCCGAGGAACTCGAAAGCGATCCGGATGCCCAGCCTGTCGGCTCGATCGCGGGCCAGCTCGAGGGCATCGCGTGTCGCCGGCATGGCCCGGCGCGTTTCGAGTCCCGGCGCCCGCGGGGGGATCGCCAGCAGGTACGGCGCGCCGAGGCCCTGGCAGATCTGCAGTCGGGGTGTCAAGTCATCCTCGATGAGCCTTCGGTCCATCCGGCCGTCGGCTTGAACGGTGAGGGCCACGCCATTCAGGGTCAGGACGTCCTTCGGCCGCCCGATGGCAGCGGTGGCGCGCACCTCGGCCGCGTCCTTCAGCAGGCGCTCCGCGCGTGCCTCGATTCCGGCGTACCCCGTTCCGCGCGCAATCTCCAGCACGCGTTGGGTCGGCGTCGTCATCAGCGTCGCGCCGTTCAGGTAGATCGCCGTCATCACTTATCGCGGATGACGCCGAAGGTCAGCCCGGCCACCATGTACTTGCGTGCGATCACCATCAGGACGAGCGGCACGGACATGGCGATAACACCCGACGCCGCCATGTCATTCCAGATGATCTCGAACTGGGTGACCAGGCCCTGGACGCCGACCGGGAAGGTCTGGGACTGCGGCGTGGCGGTCAGGATCAGCGCGAAGAGGAACTCGCTCCACGCAAACGTAAAGACGATCGTCGCGGCGGCCAGCAGGCCCGGGGTGGCCAGCGGCAGGAGGACGCGGCGGAATGAGGTCCAGCGGTTGGCCCCATCAACCAGGGCTGCCTCTTCGAGCTCGATGGGGATCTCCGCGAGAAAGCCTTTCAACATCCAGATCGCAAACGGCAAATTGAACAGTGAGTAGATGCCGATCAGGGCGATCGGCTGGTTGTAGATCTGCAACGTGCGGACGATCGCAAAGTACGGGACGACCACGGCGACGGGTGGGAGGAAGCGAAGCGAAAGCGCCCAGTTGAGGACACCAACGCGCAGCTGGGGAGGCACGGAAAGGCGGGTGATCGGGTAGGTGATCACCAGCCCGACGGCGATCGTAACAACAACGGTGGCGGCGCAGACGATCACACTGTTCTTGAGCAATACCCAGAAGCCGCGATCGAAAAGGACGCTGGCGTAGGAGTTCAAGCTCGGGTGCTGTGGAAAGAGCGTGATCGACTGATACAGTTCCGCTTTGCTTTTCAGCGAAGTCGCGATCAGCCAGTAGAGCGGGAACGCATAGAGAAAGCCGGCCACGCCGAGGCCGGCGACGATCAGGATGATCCGGGCCCAGACGGCGGCACCGCGGCTGCGCATCAGGCGCGCTCCAGCGGGAGGGCTCGCGTCACGAGCGAGTAGAGGATGCTGATCGAGACAAGCACCATCACGGCCAGCGCCGCGGCCTGGCCTCCGTCGAAAAATCGAAACTCGATCCGGTAGATGTAGAGGCTGAGCAGCTGGGTGGCCGTCCCGGGGCCGCCACCGGTGAGGATGTAGACATGGTCGAAGACGCGGAGCACGTCGGCCACGCGAAAGAACAGGATCAAGAGAAACAGCGGCCGCAGGTAATGAAGCTCGATGTAGCGGAACTGCGTCCACCACGTGGCCCCGTCGACCTGTGCCGCCTCGACCGACTCTTTGGGAACCGTCTGCAGCCCGGCGAAGAGCACGAGGTAGACGAATGGCGTCCATTGCCAGATGTCGACGCTTGCCACCGAACCCATAGCGAGAATGGGGACCCCGAGCCACTGTATGTCGGAGTGCGTGATGCCAAGCGAATGCAACACGTAGTTCAGTACCCCGTAGCCGGGCGCGTAGATCAGCCGGGCCACCACGCCCACGGCGACGGGCGGGACGACCAGCGGCACAACGGCCAGCACGTAGAGTGTCGCCCGCAGCCCGGCGCGCTTGACGGCGCGATGAACCAGCAGGGCGAAGCTGAGGCCGAGGAGGATCTCGGTGGGGAGAACGATCAGGGCATACAGGCCCGTGGCGCGCAGCGCGTCGACGAAGAGGGGATTGCCCAGGGCCCGCGCGTAGTTGCGGAAGCCGACGAACGTGCCGTCGTCCAACGTGACCGACTGCCAGACCGCGATCACGAAGGGGATCGTCACGATGACGAAGACGATGCCGAGCGCGGGTAGGAGGATCGTATAGGCGAGCCGCTCCTGCCGGCTCCGCCGGCGCCGACCGGCCCCCACCGGTTTCGAACCGGTCGGGACCGGGAGTTCGGCGACCACGCGGCTCACATCGTCAAATGTAGGACGGTTCGCTTAGGACGGGTAGTTGGCGGCCTTCATCAGCGTGCGGATTTCGCCGGCCGCCTTCTGCATGGCGGCCGCCGGGGTCATCAGGCCGGCCACCGCGGCGTTCATGGCCGTCCCATAGGAGGTTTCGACGGCGCCCCACTGGTCGGTCCGAGGCCGCCAGTTCGGCACGGCCGCGAAGGAGGCTGCGAGCGCCTTGAAGTAGGGGTTCGCCGACGCCAGCGACGCGTCGTTGAGGATGCTGTTGCGGATCGGGATGCCGCCCTGGGCGACGTAGTTGCGCATGTTGCTGGTCTGGAGCATCCACTTGATGAAGTCGGCGGCGGCCTGGCCATTCTTCGAGCCCTTGGGAATGCCGAGCAGCCAGTTGCCCATCATGCCCAGGCCCTTGCCGCTGGGGCCCTGCGGAATCGGGATATACGCGACCTTGCCCTTGACCTGGCTCACCGTCGGGTCCTCGACGATGCCGGTGATCTCGCCGGGCCAGACGGTGGACTGGTACGCCTTTCCGGTGGCCATCGCTTGCGAGCGCTCGGCAGCATCGAAACTTTCGGCGCCCGGCTCCGCGTATTGCTTCAGCTTCCGGGTGAGGAAGTCCACCGCCGTGATGGAGGCGGTCGAGTCGAGCTGGACCTTCCAGTTGTCGTCGAAGATGTTGCCACCGAAGGACCAGAGGATGGGCAACGAGTCGCTGCTCACCGGGTTGGTCGCCTTGCCGCGGATGACGTAGCCGTAGAAATTCGCGGCATTGTACTTTGCCGCGTTACTTAGCACGTCATTCCAGCTGGTCGGCGCGGCCGACTTGTCGCTGCGATACATGAACATCTCGACGTTGCCGACGATGGTGATGCCGTAGAGGTGTTTTGCCTTGCTCTGCTCGGTGGGCGGCACCGGCCCACTTGGTGGAGGCCAGGTGCCCACGTCGTAGACCACCGCCGGAATGTCCGGGTCGCGCGTGAAGCCAAAGTTCGAGTCGAGCGGCTGGAGCGCGCCCATGGTGCCGAATTTCGGCATCCAGGGGTCGTCCATCATGCACAGGTCATACGACGAGTCGTTCGCCTGAAACGTGGTGACCAGCTTCGAATAGAGCGAGTCGTACGGGAATTCGACAACCTGCACCTCGATGCCGGTCGCGCTCTTGTAATTTCCCACGACCTTCTTCAGCGGCCCGTCCTCGTTGCCCTGGACGGCCGCGACGACCAGCTTGGTTACCTTGTTCGTCCCGGTGCTCTCTCCGCAGGCGGCCAGGAACGCTGGGAGCGAGGTGAACGCGGCGGTCGTGACCGCCGTCCGTTTGACAAATTCCCGCCGGCTAATTCGCTGCATTCCCTTTCCTCCTCATGAGGTCGTCGCGATCCTTCCGTTGCGCTGAACCCCTCTATAATATTGAGGTCAGGTTGTCATGACAACTGGTTTCTGCGGCAGCGGCCGCAGTGGGTGAGGAAATGGGGGCCCGGAGAGGACGTACCGACACCGTGCTCGACCGGGAAAGCCCCGTCCCCCTCTATTACCAGCTCGCCCAGAACATGGAAACGGCCATCCGTTCGGGGCAACTCTCATCCGGATCTCACCTGGAGAACGAAATCGAGCTCGCGCGACAACTGAGAGTGAGCCGGCCCACCGTGCGTCGTGCGATCGCCCTGCTCGCGAACAGAGGTTTGGTGATCCGCCGTCATGGCATCGGAACGCTGGTGGTACCGGTGCGCGTGCGACGGCCGGTGCGCCTTAGCAGCCTCTACGATGACCTCAAGGAGGGGGGTCAGGCTCCGTCCACTCGCCTGCTCGCCCACGAGATCGTGCCGGCGCCGGTGGACGTCGCCTCCAGCCTGCAACTCTCCAAGGGCACGCGCGTGTTGCATTTCGAACGGTTGCGGCTGGCCAGCGACCAGCCGATTGCGTTGATGCGCAACTTCGTGCCGCTGGCACTCGAGGACGTGGTGACGGAGGAGGGCCTGAAGGCCACCGGTCTCTACCAGCTGCTGCGGCAGAGCGGGATCCACTTGCGGTTGGCCTCCCAGACGATCGGCGCGCGCAGCGCCCAGCGGCGGGAGGCGCGCCTGCTAACCGTTCCCGCGGGGGCGCCACTCCTCTCCATGCGTCGCATCAGCTACGACGATGCCGGCAAGCCCGTTGAATACGGCTCGCACGTCTACCCGGCCGAACGCTATTCCTTCGAGATGTCCGTCGTGGCAGACTCGAGGACGTGACTCTCGCCGCCACCGAGCTGCTGGCACGCCTCACGGAGGCTCGAGCGACCGATCCTAGCGCCGTGCACAACGCGCTGGCCAAGCGCGGGCGACGGCCCCTGCTCCAGCGCGGCTCACTCTTCCTGGTGGCCGCCGACCACCCGGCGCGCGGTGTGCTCAAGGTCGGGTCGGACCCGATGGCGATGGCCGACCGCGGTGAGCTGCTGCGGCGGCTCCTGATCGCGCTCGAACGGCCGGGTGTCGACGGCATCCTCGGCACGGCCGACATCATCGAGGACCTCGCGCTGCTGGGAGCGTTGGAGAACAAGGTCGTCTTTGGGTCGATGAACCGTGGCGGGTTGACTGGCTTCCGCTTCGAGCTCGACGACCGATTCACGGCCTACACTGCGGACGGCATCGTCGCCGCCGGTCTTGATGGCGGAAAGATGATGGTGCGTGTCGCCGACGAGCCCGAGACGCTGCGCACGCTGGCCGCGTGCGCCCATGCCATCGACGAGCTGTCCGCCCGGAAGTTGCCGGCGATGGTGGAGGTTTTCGCCAGCCATGTCGAGGAGGGACGCCTCCACAACCGCGATGACGCCGACTCGCTGATTCGCGCGATCGCCATCGTTTCTGGATTGGGAACCACGTCGGCCTACCTGTGGTTGAAGCTCCCCGCGGTCGATGACCTGGAGCGGGTGATGCGGTCGACCAGCCTCCCGACGCTGCTCCTCGGAGGTGACCCAGGGGAGGACCAGGCGGAGACATTTGCGATCTGGCGGCGCGCCATGGCGATTCCGCAGGTGCGCGGCCTGGTGGCCGGACGGTCGCTGCTCTATCCCCGGGACGGGAATGTCGCCCAGGCGGTCGATGCGGCGGCGGCCGTGGTGGCCGAGAAGAAGGCCCCCACCCTACCCTCCCCGGGAGGGGGAGGGAAAAAGTAATGCGTCTCACAATGGCGCAGGCCCTCGTGCGGTTCCTGGCGGCGCAATTCGCCGAGCGCGACGGTGTGGAGCAGCGCTTCGTCACCGGCTGCTTCGGCATCTTCGGCCACGGCAACGTGGCCGGGGTGGGCGAGGCGCTCTTCGAACAACCTGAGCTGCTGCCCTACTACCAGGCGCGCAACGAGCAGGCGATGGTCCACGCCGCCGTCGGCTACTCGCGGATGCGCAACCGGCTGGCGACGATGGCCTGCACCAGCTCGATCGGACCCGGCGCGACCAACATGGTGACCGGCGCAGCGCTGGCGACGATCAACCGGCTGCCGGTCCTGCTGCTCCCAGGCGATGTCTTCGCCTCGCGGCCGGTGGACCCGGTCCTGCAACAGCTCGAAGTGCCATGGCGGGGCGATGCCTCGGTGAACGATTGCTTCCAGCCGGTCTCGCGCTACTGGGACCGCATCACCCGACCCGAGCAGCTGATCCCGTCGGCGCTGCAGGCGATGCGCGTCCTCACCAACCCGGCCGAGACGGGAGCGGTCACCCTCGCCCTCCCGCAGGACGTCCAGGCGGAGGCGTTCGACTATCCACCGAGCTTTTTTGAGAAGCGGATCTGGAGCGTAGCGAGAGCTGAGCCCGATTCCCGCGCGCTCGACCGCGCGGCGGCGATGATTCACGCGGCGGACCGGCCGATGATCGTTGCCGGTGGCGGTGTCATTTATTCGGAAGCCAGCAACGCGCTGCGCCAGTTCGTCGAGCTGACCGGCATCCCGGTGGGGGAGACGCAGGCCGGCAAGGGATCGCTGCCCTTCGATCACCCGTCGAATTTGGGCGCGGTCGGCGCAACCGGCACCCTGGCCGCGAACCGCCTTTCCCGCGAGGCCGACGTCGTGATCGGGATCGGCACGCGCTGGACCGACTTCACCACCGCCTCGCACACGGTGTTCGCCAACGGGCATGTGCACTTCATCAACCTCAACGTGCTCGACTTCGACGCCCACAAGAACAGCGGCCTCGCCCTGGTCGGCGATGCGCGCGCCGGCATCGCGGCGCTGGGCACTCGGCTACGTGGCTACGCGGTCGATGCCTCGTATCGCGACCTCGCTGCCCGCCTGAACAAGGATTGGAATCGCGAGGTCGACCGCCTGTACCACCTGGGACATGGGCCGTTGCCGGCGCAAA contains:
- a CDS encoding sugar phosphate isomerase/epimerase translates to MTAIYLNGATLMTTPTQRVLEIARGTGYAGIEARAERLLKDAAEVRATAAIGRPKDVLTLNGVALTVQADGRMDRRLIEDDLTPRLQICQGLGAPYLLAIPPRAPGLETRRAMPATRDALELARDRADRLGIRIAFEFLGFGDCPINTPEIASETVDGIDGIELVLDSCHWHASGSQPLDAFPVERLALVHLNDAPDKPPREIEDEDRLLPGEGVIQLKTLLAALKAHGYTGPWSLETFNPGYWKQDPEDIARRGRAAIDALLA
- a CDS encoding carbohydrate ABC transporter permease; this translates as MRSRGAAVWARIILIVAGLGVAGFLYAFPLYWLIATSLKSKAELYQSITLFPQHPSLNSYASVLFDRGFWVLLKNSVIVCAATVVVTIAVGLVITYPITRLSVPPQLRVGVLNWALSLRFLPPVAVVVPYFAIVRTLQIYNQPIALIGIYSLFNLPFAIWMLKGFLAEIPIELEEAALVDGANRWTSFRRVLLPLATPGLLAAATIVFTFAWSEFLFALILTATPQSQTFPVGVQGLVTQFEIIWNDMAASGVIAMSVPLVLMVIARKYMVAGLTFGVIRDK
- a CDS encoding sugar ABC transporter permease, with amino-acid sequence MSRVVAELPVPTGSKPVGAGRRRRSRQERLAYTILLPALGIVFVIVTIPFVIAVWQSVTLDDGTFVGFRNYARALGNPLFVDALRATGLYALIVLPTEILLGLSFALLVHRAVKRAGLRATLYVLAVVPLVVPPVAVGVVARLIYAPGYGVLNYVLHSLGITHSDIQWLGVPILAMGSVASVDIWQWTPFVYLVLFAGLQTVPKESVEAAQVDGATWWTQFRYIELHYLRPLFLLILFFRVADVLRVFDHVYILTGGGPGTATQLLSLYIYRIEFRFFDGGQAAALAVMVLVSISILYSLVTRALPLERA
- a CDS encoding extracellular solute-binding protein; protein product: MQRISRREFVKRTAVTTAAFTSLPAFLAACGESTGTNKVTKLVVAAVQGNEDGPLKKVVGNYKSATGIEVQVVEFPYDSLYSKLVTTFQANDSSYDLCMMDDPWMPKFGTMGALQPLDSNFGFTRDPDIPAVVYDVGTWPPPSGPVPPTEQSKAKHLYGITIVGNVEMFMYRSDKSAAPTSWNDVLSNAAKYNAANFYGYVIRGKATNPVSSDSLPILWSFGGNIFDDNWKVQLDSTASITAVDFLTRKLKQYAEPGAESFDAAERSQAMATGKAYQSTVWPGEITGIVEDPTVSQVKGKVAYIPIPQGPSGKGLGMMGNWLLGIPKGSKNGQAAADFIKWMLQTSNMRNYVAQGGIPIRNSILNDASLASANPYFKALAASFAAVPNWRPRTDQWGAVETSYGTAMNAAVAGLMTPAAAMQKAAGEIRTLMKAANYPS
- a CDS encoding GntR family transcriptional regulator, with amino-acid sequence MGARRGRTDTVLDRESPVPLYYQLAQNMETAIRSGQLSSGSHLENEIELARQLRVSRPTVRRAIALLANRGLVIRRHGIGTLVVPVRVRRPVRLSSLYDDLKEGGQAPSTRLLAHEIVPAPVDVASSLQLSKGTRVLHFERLRLASDQPIALMRNFVPLALEDVVTEEGLKATGLYQLLRQSGIHLRLASQTIGARSAQRREARLLTVPAGAPLLSMRRISYDDAGKPVEYGSHVYPAERYSFEMSVVADSRT
- a CDS encoding deoxyribose-phosphate aldolase; the protein is MTLAATELLARLTEARATDPSAVHNALAKRGRRPLLQRGSLFLVAADHPARGVLKVGSDPMAMADRGELLRRLLIALERPGVDGILGTADIIEDLALLGALENKVVFGSMNRGGLTGFRFELDDRFTAYTADGIVAAGLDGGKMMVRVADEPETLRTLAACAHAIDELSARKLPAMVEVFASHVEEGRLHNRDDADSLIRAIAIVSGLGTTSAYLWLKLPAVDDLERVMRSTSLPTLLLGGDPGEDQAETFAIWRRAMAIPQVRGLVAGRSLLYPRDGNVAQAVDAAAAVVAEKKAPTLPSPGGGGKK
- the iolD gene encoding 3D-(3,5/4)-trihydroxycyclohexane-1,2-dione acylhydrolase (decyclizing), coding for MRLTMAQALVRFLAAQFAERDGVEQRFVTGCFGIFGHGNVAGVGEALFEQPELLPYYQARNEQAMVHAAVGYSRMRNRLATMACTSSIGPGATNMVTGAALATINRLPVLLLPGDVFASRPVDPVLQQLEVPWRGDASVNDCFQPVSRYWDRITRPEQLIPSALQAMRVLTNPAETGAVTLALPQDVQAEAFDYPPSFFEKRIWSVARAEPDSRALDRAAAMIHAADRPMIVAGGGVIYSEASNALRQFVELTGIPVGETQAGKGSLPFDHPSNLGAVGATGTLAANRLSREADVVIGIGTRWTDFTTASHTVFANGHVHFINLNVLDFDAHKNSGLALVGDARAGIAALGTRLRGYAVDASYRDLAARLNKDWNREVDRLYHLGHGPLPAQSEVIGAVNDAAGPRDVVVCAAGSMPGDLHKLWRTRDPKQYHVEYGYSCMGYEIAGALGVKMAAPDRDVFAMVGDGSYLMMSSEIVTAIQEGIKLIIVLVDSHGFNSIGSLSRSLGTDGFGTQYRFRKNGSLGLDSDTASGAVLPLDLAANAASLGADAVRVGSVDELRGALARAKQATRTSLICIEVDRYEGVPSYESWWDVPVAEVATVEAVNAARLEYEQARKKEQRYL